A window of the Desulfobacula toluolica Tol2 genome harbors these coding sequences:
- a CDS encoding N-acetyl sugar amidotransferase — protein MSTRCSKCILPSDFPSVHLSKDGECNYCSLFEEKKINAPRESNKDRELKFEKILDRFKGKGQYDCLVPVSGGKDSMYVLYVLAKKYNLNILAYNFNNGFQSPLAVQNIKRAVKKLGVDLIIYKPNENMMFKFYKIFLSQAGEICGPCNTFIASMAKKIAKQNGIRLIMTGNSAKYSSAIDGVSASTYCDRKYFFSVLKEYKDIQDYMRNIFYSPIVHGFWKLTGTGPEKVDVLNYLHPGVANLQKIIEKEIEWVPPSDEYEHGDCLLNLLKDYLMCRKWGYSELTQAYSALIRNGEINREEALQKAEMEEVREPPAILESFLETIGLSNDEFEASKKRHFTDFANYSSSPLYILGKKCLNLVHQSK, from the coding sequence ATGTCAACAAGATGTTCTAAATGTATATTACCATCTGATTTTCCAAGTGTTCATCTAAGTAAGGATGGAGAGTGCAATTATTGTAGTTTGTTTGAAGAAAAAAAGATTAATGCTCCAAGGGAGTCTAACAAAGATCGTGAGTTAAAATTTGAAAAAATTTTGGATAGATTTAAGGGCAAAGGGCAATATGACTGTTTGGTTCCTGTTAGTGGTGGAAAAGACAGCATGTATGTTTTATATGTGCTTGCAAAAAAATACAACTTAAATATTCTGGCCTATAATTTTAATAATGGTTTCCAATCTCCCTTGGCTGTCCAAAATATAAAGAGGGCCGTCAAAAAATTGGGCGTAGATCTAATCATTTATAAGCCTAATGAAAATATGATGTTTAAGTTTTATAAAATATTTTTAAGCCAAGCCGGCGAGATTTGCGGGCCTTGTAATACCTTTATTGCATCAATGGCAAAAAAAATTGCTAAACAGAATGGTATTCGGCTGATAATGACGGGCAATTCCGCCAAATATTCTTCGGCCATTGATGGAGTAAGTGCATCAACTTATTGTGATCGCAAATATTTTTTCAGTGTTTTAAAGGAATATAAGGACATTCAAGACTATATGCGCAATATTTTTTATTCACCAATAGTTCATGGCTTTTGGAAATTAACCGGAACAGGGCCTGAAAAAGTAGATGTCTTAAATTATTTACATCCAGGAGTTGCTAATCTTCAGAAAATTATAGAAAAAGAAATTGAATGGGTGCCCCCGTCTGATGAATATGAACATGGTGACTGTTTGCTGAATTTACTTAAAGATTACCTTATGTGCCGAAAATGGGGCTATAGCGAATTAACGCAGGCATACAGCGCATTGATAAGAAATGGTGAAATCAATAGGGAAGAAGCGCTTCAAAAAGCTGAGATGGAAGAAGTTCGAGAACCGCCAGCCATACTGGAATCGTTTCTTGAAACGATCGGTTTGTCAAACGATGAGTTTGAGGCGTCTAAAAAACGGCATTTTACAGATTTCGCGAATTATAGCAGCAGTCCTTTATACATCCTGGGAAAAAAATGTTTGAATTTGGTACATCAATCAAAATAA
- a CDS encoding lipopolysaccharide biosynthesis protein: MYNKIKKTTSAVKYTLIFKTLSQCCGLIATVLLVRALSEFDYGVYNLLYSVIGLIGTVLSLGIGDALLRYMPEYYNRGEFKIAHNLFKISCVIRMVADVAILGFILLLWQQIAPFLKITEYKSYFMLFTLIIVLHQQRNFLEIVLSSYFLHKYSKPIALLFAIIKAIGYGFIIIYDKNLWHAIIIDLSAYLISFALLQILYYNKIPFSSGTIDSITSNEKKRVGKYALFYNFNNTGVGVLSANFDNFIIVMLLNPVAVGAYSFYVQINLQISSLLPLIYLRDVIKPAFFAIGTSLSQKDKLTQFFQSLVKINLFFAVPCCCFLFIFGDYISSIISNNKFVEYSSILCVMFFFSILNSLPIATVAQLMEKADIVLYSKIFAVYNIVADLILIKFFGIWGAVFATGTATLSKNIFIWYFVRKEASFKGLELFMIKISLFWAAISVFIYSLSKIIPSNITYQLLFGVSIFAIAFFIQFGCNYFRPDEKQIFKTVSDGNSKWIFLFKLLKMLPG; the protein is encoded by the coding sequence ATGTATAACAAAATTAAAAAAACAACCAGCGCTGTTAAATATACTTTAATATTTAAGACATTAAGTCAGTGCTGTGGGCTTATTGCAACGGTTTTGCTTGTCAGGGCGCTTTCCGAATTTGACTACGGAGTTTACAACCTTCTTTATTCGGTCATCGGACTAATTGGAACAGTTTTATCCTTGGGAATAGGAGATGCGCTGCTGCGATATATGCCTGAATATTATAATAGGGGAGAATTCAAGATTGCTCATAATTTATTCAAAATAAGCTGTGTTATTCGGATGGTGGCGGATGTTGCAATCCTTGGATTTATTTTATTGTTATGGCAGCAAATCGCCCCTTTTTTAAAAATTACAGAATATAAATCGTATTTCATGCTTTTTACTTTGATTATTGTTCTGCATCAACAGCGCAATTTCCTTGAGATCGTTTTGTCATCTTATTTTCTTCATAAATATTCAAAACCAATTGCTCTTTTGTTTGCGATCATAAAGGCGATAGGATATGGATTTATCATTATTTACGATAAAAATCTGTGGCATGCAATTATAATCGACCTGTCTGCCTATCTAATTTCTTTTGCCTTGCTTCAAATATTATATTATAATAAAATTCCTTTTTCTTCTGGAACAATTGATTCTATTACAAGCAATGAGAAAAAAAGAGTTGGAAAATACGCCCTTTTTTATAATTTTAATAATACCGGTGTGGGGGTTTTAAGCGCTAATTTTGACAATTTTATCATTGTTATGTTATTAAATCCTGTTGCTGTCGGGGCTTATTCCTTTTATGTTCAAATCAATCTTCAAATATCATCATTGCTCCCATTAATCTACCTGAGGGACGTTATTAAACCGGCATTTTTTGCCATCGGAACATCGTTGTCTCAGAAAGATAAATTAACGCAATTTTTTCAAAGTCTTGTAAAAATAAATTTGTTTTTTGCAGTCCCATGTTGTTGCTTTTTATTTATATTCGGTGACTATATTAGCAGCATTATCTCAAATAATAAATTTGTAGAGTATTCTTCCATCCTATGTGTCATGTTTTTTTTTTCCATTTTAAATTCCTTGCCTATTGCCACAGTTGCTCAGCTAATGGAAAAGGCAGATATCGTTCTCTACAGCAAGATTTTTGCCGTGTATAATATTGTTGCAGACTTGATTCTAATTAAGTTTTTCGGGATATGGGGCGCGGTGTTCGCAACTGGAACGGCGACCTTATCCAAAAATATTTTTATTTGGTATTTTGTTAGAAAAGAAGCCAGTTTTAAAGGATTGGAATTGTTTATGATTAAAATAAGCCTGTTTTGGGCGGCAATTTCTGTTTTTATATACAGCCTCAGCAAAATAATTCCTTCCAATATTACTTATCAACTTCTTTTCGGAGTTTCGATATTTGCAATCGCTTTTTTTATTCAATTTGGTTGTAATTATTTCAGGCCTGATGAAAAACAAATTTTTAAAACAGTATCAGATGGAAATTCAAAATGGATTTTTCTATTTAAATTATTAAAAATGCTTCCTGGTTAG